The nucleotide window AGGTGAAAGGCTCAGCCTTTTGAGGAATCTTCCAGAGTGACTTGATGGTCAAACTTAGCAAAGTCTTGCTGAAACTACTGGCGTTCATGAGGATTCCATTAACTCTTTCTTCTTCACGATTCTCCAAGCTTTATTATTCTGCTATGCCAAATTACGAAAAAGGTACATAACTGGATCCTATCACTCTGAGCTTTACTTTTACACAACCATAATTTAACTTCATATCTTTAGCTTTCACTGAGGGTACATATAATAAGCAGCAAAGGAGGAAGCCTTCTGTATCTCATGTGAAATTATCTGATAGCATCAGTCATTACATAGTTCAATACCCTTTATTTACATAGAGATGCCTGAGACAATTTGATTAGAGCTCAGGAAGAAGTTTATCTTTCCATACCAATGGGTATTTCCACAAAACTAGTAGTTTTTGATTCTGGCTGTGCATTAGAATTGTCtaacagaaaacatatttgcatacTAGCTCCATTCTAAACCAGTTACATTTGGATTTCTAGGagtgggctctgggctgggctgtcAAATTGTGCAGCTTCAGGGGTCACCATTCACAATGTGCTTGGCCAAGTTCCAGGATTATATTCTGCAGccaagattgagaaccactgccccaGAAAATGAGAGTTTTATAATTCActgcttttgccttttcatttgggTTACTAAGAAGCTCAAAAGTAATTGTATTGAATTGCAATTGTTTTCCTGTGCTTGactttttcaatataattttccCTTTAGTTCCCTTTATGTTATTGGTTTTACCAGTATTTTAATATAAGTAatcaactattatttttttagataaagtaaaattaaacaaacaaataaataaataaggatttGTTGGGATGCACAAGTAGGTCAATATATGGATGTCTAAGAATCACCTCAAATTTAAGATGGCCAAAAATGAACTCCTGGTTCCCTTCACACTAGCTCTTCCCCAAGTCCTCCCCATTGTAGTCACCCAGTTTCTCAAAAGTCATCCTTGACTCTTCTCTTTCATCCCATATCTTGTGAATATCACCAAGTCCTGCTATTTATACTTTCAAAATATCTGTAAAATCCAAGTACTTCTCACCATTTAAACTgctacaaggttttttttttgttttgcttttagttgGAGataggttgttttttctttctcctttttatttggtTGGGGGAGCTCAAACAATCTCAGACTCTCTGTAActtccagaaataaatatttcttgctcAAGTTATGTGAATGCTGGAGCTCAGCTGAACTCTGCAGGGCTCCACTGGGATGAGGTTAGTCCCATATGTCTACAAAGGACCAGGCTGAAGGCTATACTATTCTCATGGTGGAAAGCAGAAGGTGAGGGGTGGTAGAACCAAACCACTACAAGTACATTTGAAGCTCTGCTCTGATAGGATATTGGTTACTCTTCTCACATTTAATTGGACAAAtcaagtcacatggccaaaccCAAGgttaaagggaaaggaaaatgcaCTCAGCATATAGGAAATCTtgtcaaggaagacacaaatactTAAGAACAAATGTTCAATTACTACAAGCTCCTAATTGGTATCCCAGTTTCTACCCctgttccctttatttttttcctcaacacAGCCTCCAGAAGATTCTTATGAAAATTCAAAACTGGTAATGTAACTCTCTTGCTTATAACCCTCCAATGGCTcccatcacatttaaaataaaaaataaattctttgtttaaaattccCTTTATGATCTGTTCCCTGCTTACCTCTATAGTTCCCTCTCATAGCACTCCCCTCTTTACAAAATCTATTCTAACCACATTGATCTTCAAACATAACTCCCTCACCCCTAAGGCCTTTTCACTGGCTATCTCCTTTATCTGAAATAGCCTTCCATTTGCTCTCTCTGGTCTGGTTCCTCTTGTCATTCAAAACTAAGTTTAAccatcacctcctcagagaaacCTACTCTGACAACATAACCTAAGGTTGCTTCCCCCagtcattttttattgaataatcCTATTTTAATTACCTGCATATCATGTATCACTATCAGAAATTACCTATATTATTTTACTCATGGCTCTCTCAAGTTTAAGCTATATGAGGGCAAAGGCATTGTTTGTTTCATTCACTCTTTTATCTACAACATCTAGACTAGCATCTGGAaaatagtaggtactcaataaatatttgttgaacaattCAATCACTCTCCAAGTATGCTTATATTTGTAAATCTttaactaaatataataaaaatagtggATTCATCAAGCATTGATAGGGGATTGGCCTACATGAACTTTCAAGGAATTTCACAATCATTGCCACTTttgatcctcacaataaccctgtaTAGTTTCCAGGGAAATGTATTAATACAGGTGAAGAAACTTCTTTATACGTTGGTCCAGGATAAAGGAGAGATGACAATTGAAAATGCCTTTGCCAACTAATTTTTAGCATGCAGAGAGATGTAAGCAGTATGAGCTGAGATATTCAGATTTCATACTTTTCCCTCCAATCCATTTAACACAATCAGGCACTTACACTGATGTTGTGTACCAGCCCCAGCCAGGCACCATGCCCTAGCCACTTCTTTTTTCCTCATAATCCAGACTTCCCTAGCCTATATGCCTTCACTCAGCTGAGTATGGTCAGAGAAATCCCTATGATTGGATAATTTGTTCTCCTCCTTGTGAAGGAAAACAATCTCCACAAATAAATGAGGTAAGATTCTCTGGTATAATGCATTGGATCCAGTCCATACCATAGTGAGGGGCATGTCTGACCATTTCCCTGTCtatcaataaacaataaacagagagagaaacagatgggCCAGCTTTaccatcttacaaaaaaaaaaaaaaaaaaaaaaaaaaaaaaaaaaaaaaaaacagtgttttcaaTATGGTCTCCAATATAAAATTCTGCTTGGGGACCTGATGGCCAAAGAAATCATTTCAGGAAGATAAGAATAAACTCAGTTATGGGCAAGCAGCATGCTTTTTGATTGGTAACATTTAATAAAGTGTGGTCCAGACTTCCACTATGTGTAACTGTCTGCAGAACAGACTTCATGTAGAGACTGAGCCTGTTGAAGCATGTCCACATCTTCTACCTTCCATCTGTCAGTGCTTAGAGATCTTCACAGAGAGCCTTGCTTCTATTGGTTCTGCTAATAGAGTTGCTGCTTGCCTCTGGCTTCTCAAGAACCCTGCCTCATTCTAGGGAAGATTGACCACTTTGTCCTTATTTGTTCTCACTAAGAAAGTCagataaaggaaaataacttGGCTTAATGAGACAATAAGATATTAGTAAGTTTCAGAAAACACTTTTAATCTTAAGTTTGGGGAACACTATGCTCAAGGAAAGgtaaagaggaaaacaaattatCAATACATGGCCCTGTTTAGAAAATAGGAAATACATGATGATGTAGGACTTCAATAGTGTTTACCTCTCAAACCTCCCATCTCTAATTACCACCACCCCTTATGTAGGTCCCAGTATAATTCCGTCTGTTCCAAATGAGAATTCCCATGAGAAAAGCATAATATGTTAGGGTACAGGTATACAAACTAACATAACTATAACATAAAATTGTGTATGAGTGAAGAGAAATATaagtttagagaaataaaaaagggtCTGATCATGCAAGATGTTGCATGGAAGGCTGAGGAGTTTGGACATtcatttaatgttaattcttGACCTAGCCAAGGGAAGTTGGTGGGCAGTGgtaaatatgacaaaaaaaaGCTAATTGAGAATATTAGTTCTGACACTAGGTACAGTAAGCTGTTTATAGGAATTTGAGCAATACCAACAAGTTTCCATTATTTGTCAATACCTTCCCCCAACTGACCCAGTCACTACCACACCTGAAATCCCCAAGACaatataacaacaacaatatCAGTCACTAAGCTTTACTGAGAACTTATATTCCAGAATCTATTCTAAGCACATCACATATATTACTACTCACTCCTGTAGAAATTAAAAGTTATCTAGAGATTAATACATTATTAATCCATTATCAGCCATTAACATCTAAATATTCACTAAATCATCATATTAATGAAGAGTGGTATGCAAAGAAGTAACATGATgaaaaaagtttctaaaatattaatttgatagCTATGTACAGAAACAATTAGGACTAGAAAGAAGCTAGCGACCTTCACATGAGTTAGGAGGCTGCTTTATAGAAAAGCCTATTGCCAAATAAAAGATTGACTTGTAAGTGATATATCCTGTAAGCTTTATAAATTtggagatatatatgtataatatatgtatgtatgtatgtacatatacacacatatactctATGTACATACTAGAAAACAAGCCAAATCAGATGGTCCCTCTTAAGCAGTAAATGAATAGCTGTGAGTATGCAAAGAGAGGCCCAAAACTAAGTTACAGAGTTAGTTTTAGAACTAGAGCAAGAGAATTTGCTTTGCATAGGAAATTTGTAATACCTTTATATTCCTCCTGAGATTACAgagggaaacatttaaaaagggaAGTGGCGTGAAGAGAGGGCAAGGAGGCTAAGCAAAATAAGGGGAGATGGTTCAGGTTACAGAAATACATGAGGACCTTAGAAAGACAAGGATGACTATCACTCCGTTTGAAATTGTTTACATGCTTGTGATAAAAATTTCCTCAAGCTTCAGTCAAATCTTTTACATCTACATTCCTTGTGTACATGGGTTGTTGGAAAATTAAGGAGAGGAGCTGTGTAATGAGTTTTAGTCAGCATAATATAGAACAGAAATAGCATTTGAGAAGACCCTGAAGTAAAACAGACTCAGATAGTAACTTGGGAAAGAATTAATTTCTCTACTCAGATTTTAGCAGTGACATGTACACAATATGTGGCTGCAAAGGGGAAAGAACAGAGATGGCTATTGCATCACAacataaaactgagaaaaaaagaacatatgcacgTTTGTACTCTTGAAATAAGAATTGGGaaggcaagatggcagaggagtaaatggcagccacactaacctcctcccaggatgaatctggaattacaactaaattgtagagaaatcacctggaacaaacaagtgaataatagcaagagagaagacacaacctcaggcagacagaagaatcagtttTAGCACAACCTGACTGGTGAGGAGTGCAGTGCAGACTGGAGAAGGCTGGCTAGgtacccacaggtggcagcaACAGAAGGATAATTAAGCATCCAGTTGGACCcccttgagaagtgtggggtctaaaccctgaGCTTGGATCCCCAggccagagcaccagagcccaaaaagtacacaaataacaaccagcagtgaaaagcagcagggctgCTCTCACCAGAGACAGACGGCTAGAGacacaaagagctgtttaaagggacaacacaaaaaatttaatttacagtcacttaccctgggccctggcaaaggcagggcagagtgggctagagaggcctgaggagagactggggatggaagctttggggagagagtagACAccgggatcccagtgctgagtcatcctccaTATGGCAACAGCCATACTACTCAGgtagaccactcccctctgagcagcagcagacTGAGGAGAAACAGTAGCCCCAActccaggagggattctgccctgcCCTAAGGGGCTTAAGCCTGACTACTGAGTGctgagtgactagattaacaactgaaggaaatagccacagacagtagatccctggcagtctTAGAGCAGGCTCCCTAAGATCAGATGGGGTGAACATCTGAAAACACCAGAggcaaaaccagaaagaaaaaagtggtaaatatcagaggctaccaagatgaaattcactgtggtcttctccatgatttgcaatattttctttcctgcacacctttttaacattcatttcttgacTATCAAGTTTGTGCATAATAAGTCATTAGATTTTATACcatagtttctctctctcctttcttataatagtcttaatgtctttacacctttattaatattggttTATTtgatgttgatagtgggattgaaGGGGGCAGTAATTTTtgtggatgtgggtttgttttctAGGTTTTGTGGtgttgttctggcagcacctgcacaacagcacacaagataTGGTGGGAGGAATGACCCTCAGTCAATCAGCTatagggaaggacccaccaaataAGGGCCCAATAGTAATCAAAACctaattacatccagagagccaaaataaatggcataaagggcatcccaagagcatgaagttcaggagatcaaggagactgcaccagtgaatctcacaggtttcctaccacagaagttcacaccccAAACTCAaagagtcaaaacagatcaatttaagaaacagaagccaacaagaagagtctcataaataatgggaagacaaacaaataatcatcgaaaggaaaggaggaaacttcataaagagtgctaaatgaaatattgGCATGTTGACTTTCAGATAATGAGTTCAAAACAACGGTtataaggaaactcaatgagctcagtgagaattaccaaaaactacaaggaaactaGGAGACACTTACTacaaactacatcagcatgaaaaaggacttAGAAACTatcaagagccaagaggaaatgaagaatacaatttctgaattgaagaacatggTAGAAGGAACCAAAATCAggtagataaagcagaggatagaatcagaaagctggaggacaaggtaggaaagcacccagaaagagcaaaaaaaggaaaaaagacccaaaaagcatgaagagggtttaagggaactgcagaacaacatgaaacataataatatccataaattagagataccagaaggagaataaaaggaaaaagcattagaaaacctgtttgaaaagtaatgatgtaAAACTTACCTAACATGATGAGAGAAAACgttacacaaatccaggaagcacagagggtctcaatcaagaggaacccacaGAAGCCCACTCCaatatacatcataattaaaatggcaaaattcaaagacaaagagaaaatcttaaagacacatcaagggagaaaaaggaagtaacatacaagggagccccaacaaggctagcagttgacttctcaatggaaacactacaaggcagaagagaatggcaagaataatccaagtaatggaaaccaaaggcctgcaataAACAATACTCTACCCAGTAAGGCACTCAATTAAAacggaaggcaaaataaggactttcccagagaaaagaagactaaaagacTACACCTTCaacaaaccagcattacaagatatgctaaagggactgctttaagaagaggaacaaaaagagtaagagagagacaaacacaggtacaaagggcataaaatagcaataaataactaCATATCAATAGTAACCATAAATGTAAATtgaataaatgctccaatcaaaagacatagggtacctgaatggataagataACATGACCCTCACATATGTGGtccacaagagacccacatctCAGCCCTGGCGGGTGTAGTTCAGGGGATTTagcatgagctgtgaaccaaaggctcaccagtttgattctcagtcagggcacatgcttgggctgtgggacaggtccccaatACAgggaacatgagaggcaaccacacactgatatttctctttctccttctccttcccgatctctaaaaaatgaataaataaaatcatttaaaaaataaaaagagacccatatcagaaaaaaagacctacacaggctgaaagtgaagggttgggaaagaatattccaagcaatggacagggaaaaaaatccagggtagcaatatttatatcagacaaaatagacttcaaaacaaaggccataaaaagagacacagaaggacacttcataacactcaagaaAAGAATCcctcaagaagacataaacagtgTTCACAGCCACCGTCGCTCTCTAACGCCAGCACCTCCTCCAGCTCGCCGAGCTCCAGCCGAAGGAGAAGAGGGGTAAGTAAAGAGGTCCCTATACCATGGCTCATACAAAGCAGACTGCCTGCAAATCAACTGGTGGTAAAGCACCGAGGAAGCAACTGGCTACCAAAGCCACTCGCAAGAGTGCACCCTCTACTGGAGGGGTGAAGAAACCTCATTGTTACAGGCCTGGTACTGTGGCACTTCGTGAAATTAGACGTTATCAGAAGTCCACTGAACTTCTGATTCGCAAACTTCCCTTCCAGTGTCTAGTGCGAGAAATTGCTCAGGACTTCAAAACAGATCTGCATTTCCAAAGTGCAGCTATTGGTGCTTTGCAGGAGGCAAGTGAAGCCTATCTGGTTGGCCTTTTTGAAGACACCAACCTGTGTGCTATCCATGCCAAACGTGTAACAATTATGCCAAAAGACATCCAGCTAGCATGCCACATACATGGAGAACATGCTTAAGAATCCACTATGATGGGAAACATTTcattctataaaaaaaaaattctcttcttcctgttattGGTAGTTCTGAACGTTAGATATTTTTTCCCATGGGGTCAAAAAGGTAACTATATGATTGCAAGTGGAAAATAGGGGACAGAAAATCAGGTATTggccatttttccattttcatttgtgtgtgaatttttttaatataaatgcagGGACATAAAGCATTAATGCAAGTCAAGGTGTTTCAGTGAACAAGTTTCAAGCAGTTCAACtctataacaatataaataaatatgttatacTTTTTTGGACAATGccagcatttggatttttttaaaacaagtaaatttcttaTTGATGGCAACTAAATGgtgtttgtagcatttttatcataCAGTAGATTCCATCCATTCACTATACTTTTCTAACTGAGTTGTCCTACATGcaagtatgtttttaatgttgtctgtcttctgtgctgttcctgtaagtttgctattaaaatacattaaactataaaaaagaagacataaacattataaacatatatggacccaacatacaagcacacaaatacataaggaaaatcttgaagactttgagaaagatatagacagcaacacactttaTCCTAGAGGATTATAACACCCCACTATcgaaaatggatagatcttccaaacaaaatatcaacaaggatattgcagcattaaACAATACCCTGGATCAGtgggacttaactgatatatacagaacctttcatcccaaagaagctaaatacacattcttttcaaatgcacatggaacattttcagaggtagatcacatgataggacacaaaacaagtctcaacaaattcaagaaatttgaaatcatatcaagcattttctcagagaACAAGGGcctgaaaatagaaaccaaccacaagggaaaaaatcaaaaacactcaaattcatggagattgaatagcatgctatatAACAATTAATGGGttaaatgagatcaaggaagaaataaaaaagttcctggaaacaaatgaaaatgaacaaacaacagtccaaaacttatgggacagacCAAAAGCTGTCAGGAGAGGGacgttcatagtgatacaggcctacttaaaaaagataggaatatttcaaatacataacctaaccctacacctacaagaactggaggaacaacaacaaacaaaacccagagtgagtagaaggaaggacataaccaGGATCaaagcagaatgaaatgacatagagactaaaagcacaattctaaggatcaataaatccagaagctggttctttgaaaagataaacaaaatcaacaagcccttcagcagacacatcaagaaaaaaaaaaagaaagaggacacagataaacaaaatcggaaatgaaagaggagaaattacaactgataccacagaaatacaaaagattgtaagaaattactacaaagaactatatgacaagaaatttgaaaacctaggtgaaatggacaaatttctagaaaaatataatcttccaaaactgagtgatgaagaaacagaaagcctaaacagactgataacaactagtggAATCAAAGGAGTAgtcaaaaactcccagcaaacaaaatccctggaccagatggacCAGGAGAACTTtatgaaacatttaaggaagagctaacccctatccttcacagactattccaaaaaaaatccaggaagcagaAAGACTCCCAAAATCTTCTTCTGAAGCCAGTGTCATCCTAAGCccaaaatcaggtaaagacataacaaagaaagaaaacttcaggccaatacctctgatgaacatagatgctgaagtcctcaacaaaatattggcaaactgcatccagctatacattaaaaagatcatacaccatgatcaagtaagaTTCATCCCACAGATGCAAGGATcatacaatatttacaaatcaactAGCATAATACCTCACATGatcaaaaggaaagacaaatcaATTAGCATAATACCTCACATGATCAAAAGGAAAgacattatcatatcaatagatgcaaaaaaacatttttaaagtacagcacccatttatgataatcacactcagcaaattgggagtagagggagcatacctcaacataataaaggcaacatatgagaaacctacagccaaccacatactcaaagggcaaaaactaaaatttgtcCAACTAAGATCAGGACAAGACtaggatatccactttcaccacttctattcaacatattattggaagttgtagccacagcaatcagacaagaaaatgaaataaaaggcatccaaattggaaaggaggaagtaaacctgtcattctttgcagatggcatgatagtatacatagaaaatcctatagactccaccaaaaaactactcaacctaatacgtgaatttaacaaaacaatgggacacagagtcaatattcataaatcaaaggcatttttgtacactagcaatgaaatatcagaaacagaaatcaggaaaaaaaatcccatttgatatagcaacaagaaaaataaaatacctaggaataaacctaaccaaagaggtaaaagacctatactcagtaaaccacacaacactgaagaaactggatgttaagaatagtataggaaatgtagaagccaaagaacttatatgtatgacctgtaAACATCAACTAAGGGAGAGGGAATGAGGGGGACAgtgtgaagggcagaggggaataagggggggggatgggacaattgtaatagcataatcaataaaatatgtttaaaaaaacagtgaaatgaaagggaaacccaccatatgggaaaatatatttgcagtgatacctcagacgagggtttgatctccaatataTAGAAAGAAATCATATGActcaactccaggaagacaaacaatctaattagaaaatgggcaaaggacctgaacagacccttctccaaggaagatGTACACAGGGCCCGGAGACAATATGAAAGGATGta belongs to Phyllostomus discolor isolate MPI-MPIP mPhyDis1 chromosome X, mPhyDis1.pri.v3, whole genome shotgun sequence and includes:
- the LOC114505301 gene encoding histone H3.3C-like, with the translated sequence MAHTKQTACKSTGGKAPRKQLATKATRKSAPSTGGVKKPHCYRPGTVALREIRRYQKSTELLIRKLPFQCLVREIAQDFKTDLHFQSAAIGALQEASEAYLVGLFEDTNLCAIHAKRVTIMPKDIQLACHIHGEHA